From the Daphnia magna isolate NIES linkage group LG3, ASM2063170v1.1, whole genome shotgun sequence genome, one window contains:
- the LOC116919078 gene encoding uncharacterized protein LOC116919078 isoform X3 gives MAQIEKTINNRNDPVDPSVHSSRRARPFHSHHLYDSLGEIRESSMATEDWAAMEDEEFLGEYMDTSSIEVDQIDNNRLPNDRAIYSNDEMTTSPVNQKWSNHQADLVSSQSTSSEGEGRQKKVNKMKLLVRSHALREAASPPPDSPSPLFNATNNGSSPEEQQHNQQASLVITVVESNDETSSLHQQEIAPNRLRPRVQVGSSQCSVDSTSSFVSFSLSRDSSTELANGSDVYLTVGSHLYTDNTGVDLQHFIVETLHRNYKDRMTLLRIEQDMIALVRDAKRTCHRFPAMSSYHRMLVHRVAAYFGMEHNVDQSGNCVVVSKSRHTRLPEVAFKEYVRDDIVLPEEPNRKLNPKRETVSFEEPHSGSSNKFTRSPENRSRSLEERDVGMDSRPKNRAFQPQVTLVPEGACSEGSPPVAMGARRKENVSESVSTYVTPTTSRTNSEEIQTLRWPKRLTQGALRNNRIPKVESFDSRDLLGSYGNTLRPTVAKSYSFGGYTATCASEANVAAVRADENVVGPPVYQQPILSHQSGHSYGSRFLSKQDSNASSISISRSSPTSSGYKSQHSAAPSPTPVANSRMIPLRAQPTSCNSSMESQCAAGCQEWNQPGANAGNSSSGAVTTTPETVSTNNTPTTNATLLWAVTSLDDVPAGSILINPQTGLPFYNPDGSAYRYNPHLPLPFQVEVNAADNPVSEITGEIQQPESYESYDRPEVKTEAGESTAMTSVPAYSSWPQHCYETPISPTLTASYVNQPQAYFAPEFTSFHSTNGAGAAPDPQPNGYFVAPTVNSSASFDDQMKANCVAVPVAHGHGYVLYQACLGPSGDNGTIIDANDLYSAMKNLSLRPIGGVPPMSYTAALTDNLAHHVELAPNGPFVATVPIRPVPNGKMQATCSNLPPRSGSTPPTVVTSAPGASLASNPYLASIRVQSNGQIMHHQIQQPYNGTANVAVAPYHPSVVYPLLNTATHSQGNRQHYFPSSLVHHQFNNAHQYVSSPWSLVTNASATNRGTPERETVNVEMPSNRIVAAPHSPNRLSCLYGPSLPSPFLAGECGAIRPSSTVLHRQFSLPTPAPPATYTLRPRIQQHHMPGSSLQRPTSSSVQNQNGILAFNSSRHVRTRRQVFRPNTGFTTDPSSVMQSHSSSPVQQFPSPTS, from the exons ATGGCACAAATCGAAA AGACTATCAACAACCGGAATGATCCTGTAGATCCATCGGTACATAGTTCCCGAAGAGCTCGTCCGTTTCATAGCCATCACCTGTACGATAGT TTGGGCGAAATACGCGAGTCTTCAATGGCGACAGAAGACTGGGCTGCAATGGAGGACGAAGAGTTCCTGGGGGAGTACATGGACACATCATCTATTGAAGTGGATCAGATAGACAATAACCGTTTGCCCAATGATCGTGCCATTTATTCGAACGATGAGATGACAACAAGTCCAGTCAATCAAAAATGGTCCAATCATCAAGCCGACCTCGTTTCTAGCCAGAGCACCAGCAGCGAAGGCGAGGGTCGTCAAAAGAAAGTCAATAAAATGAAGTTGCTGGTGCGGAGTCATGCCTTACGTGAAGCTGCATCCCCGCCTCCAGATTCGCCTTCACCTCTCTTTAATGCTACAAACAATGGCTCATCTCCTGAAGAACAGCAGCATAATCAGCAGGCTTCTCTGGTCATCACGGTCGTCGAGAGCAACGACGAGACTTCTTCACTACACCAACAAGAAATTGCACCCAACCGACTTCGTCCTCGCGTTCAG GTGGGGAGTTCGCAGTGCAGCGTCGATAGCACGAGCtcgtttgtttcattttcactgTCACGAGACTCTAGCACGGAATTGGCTAACGGGAGCGATGTTTACCTTACCGTTGGTTCTCATTTGTACACGGACAACACGGGCGTTGACTTGCAGCACTTTATTGTTGAAACCTTACACCGCAATTACAAAGATAGGATGACGCTGTTGCGCATCGAACAGGATATGATTGCGCTGGTTAGAGATGCCAAGCGTACCTGTCACAGGTTTCCGGCCATGTCCTCATATCATCGAATGCTTGTCCATCGTGTTGCCGCTTATTTCGGCATGGAACACAACGTCGATCAATCCG GTAACTGCGTCGTCGTGAGTAAATCACGTCATACACGGTTGCCGGAGGTTGCATTCAAAGAGTACGTGCGCGATGATATCGTTTTACCCGAAGAGCCCAACAGAAAACTGAATCCAAAAAGAGAAACTGTTTCGTTCGAAGAGCCGCACAGTGGTAGTAGCAACAAGTTTACCCGTTCACCGGAAAACCGAAGTAGGAGCCTGGAAGAGCGTGATGTGGGCATGGACAGTAGACCAAAGAACCGCGCCTTTCAACCTCAAGTGACGTTGGTCCCAGAAGGAGCTTGTTCGGAAGGATCGCCTCCGGTGGCAATGGGAGCTAGGAGGAAGGAAAACGTTTCTGAATCGGTATCCACCTATGTCACTCCTACAACTTCACGCACAAACAGCGAAGAGATTCAAACACTTCGATGGCCCAAGCGGTTAACCCAGGGAGCACTCCGTAACAACCGCATTCCTAAG GTGGAGTCATTTGATAGCCGTGATCTACTCGGCAGTTACGGCAACACCTTACGTCCTACCGTCGCTAAATCTTACAGCTTTGGTGGATACACGGCAACCTGTGCATCAGAGGCTAACGTGGCTGCAGTACGAGCAGACGAAAACGTGGTCGGTCCGCCTGTTTATCAACAACCCATTCTCAGCCATCAAAGCGGCCATAGCTATGGCTCTCGGTTTTTATCGAAACAA GATTCAAATGCAAGTTCGATCAGTATTTCACGCTCCAGTCCTACAAGTTCAGGATACAAATCCCAACATTCGGCAGCCCCTTCTCCTACACCTGTCGCCAATAGCCGGATGATTCCGCTCCGAGCACAGCCGACATCATGTAACAGTAGTATGGAATCTCAATGTGCTGCTGGTTGCCAAGAATGGAATCAACCTGGTGCAAATGCAGGCAATTCCAGTTCTGGAGCTGTAACCACTACTCCCGAAACTGTGTCTACTAATAACACCCCTACTACTAATGCAACTCTGCTGTGGGCAGTGACCAGTTTGGATGATGTGCCAGCTGGTAGCATTCTCATCAATCCACAAACTGGACTGCCTTTTTATAATCCTGATGGCTCTGCGTACAGATACAATCCACACTTACCACTACCGTtccag GTTGAAGTGAATGCTGCTGATAATCCAGTCAGTGAAATAACTGGAGAAATCCAACAGCCAGAGTCTTATGAATCTTATGATAGACCTGAAGTGAAAACGGAAGCCGGGGAAAGCACAGCAATGACATCTGTCCCAGCGTATTCTAGTTGGCCACAACATTGTTATGAGACTCCTATATCGCCAACTTTGACTGCTTCGTATGTTAACCAGCCACAAGCGTATTTTGCTCCCGAGTTTACCTCGTTTCACTCTACAAACGGAGCGGGTGCAGCACCCGATCCTCAACCAAATGGTTACTTCGTTGCTCCCACAGTTAATTCTTCGGCTTCATTCGATGACCAAATGAAAGCGAATTGTGTTGCTGTTCCAGTTGCCCACGGACATGGCTACGTACTCTATCAAGCCTGTTTAGGCCCTTCAGGTGACAATGGCACAATAATCGATGCCAATGACTTGTACTCGGCCATGAAGAATTTAAGTCTTAGACCAATCGGAGGAGTCCCACCAATGTCTTATACTGCAGCTTTGACGGATAATTTGGCTCACCATGTTGAATTGGCTCCGAATGGCCCATTTGTGGCTACAGTTCCTATTAGGCCAGTTCCCAACGGGAAAATGCAAGCCACTTGTAGCAATTTGCCACCTCGGTCCGGATCGACTCCTCCAACTGTTGTTACGAGCGCACCAGGAGCATCATTGGCATCCAATCCTTACTTAGCATCAATTCGAGTT CAAAGTAATGGTCAAATAATGCATCACCAAATACAGCAGCCTTATAATGGAACTGCAAACGTTGCGGTTGCCCCTTACCATCCATCTGTGGTTTATCCGTTGTTGAATACTGCTACGCATTCACAAGGCAACAGGCAACATTATTTTCCGTCCAGCCTAGTTCACCATCAGTTTAACAATGCGCAT CAGTATGTATCATCCCCGTGGTCATTGGTGACAAACGCCTCGGCAACCAACCGTGGCACGCCTGAGAGAGAAACAGTTAACGTTGAAATGCCGTCCAATCGAATAGTGGCAGCCCCTCACTCGCCTAATCGTCTCTCATGTTTATACGGACCTTCACTCCCGTCACCATTTCTTGCAG GAGAATGCGGAGCAATTCGGCCGTCATCTACTGTACTCCATCGACAGTTTTCACTTCCAACGCCAGCTCCACCGGCCACGTATACATTAAGACCTCGCATACAGCAACATCACATGCCTGGCTCAAGTTTGCAGCGTCCTACATCATCTTCTGTTCAGAATCAGAACGGCATCTTAGCGTTTAATTCCTCGCGCCATGTGAGAACAAGGCGTCAAGTTTTCCGGCCTAATACCGGTTTCACGACCGATCCTTCCTCTGTTATGCAGAGTCATTCGTCTTCGCCTGTTCAGCAGTTTCCTTCACCGACGAGCTAA
- the LOC116919078 gene encoding uncharacterized protein LOC116919078 isoform X1, with product MAQIEKTINNRNDPVDPSVHSSRRARPFHSHHLYDSLGEIRESSMATEDWAAMEDEEFLGEYMDTSSIEVDQIDNNRLPNDRAIYSNDEMTTSPVNQKWSNHQADLVSSQSTSSEGEGRQKKVNKMKLLVRSHALREAASPPPDSPSPLFNATNNGSSPEEQQHNQQASLVITVVESNDETSSLHQQEIAPNRLRPRVQVGSSQCSVDSTSSFVSFSLSRDSSTELANGSDVYLTVGSHLYTDNTGVDLQHFIVETLHRNYKDRMTLLRIEQDMIALVRDAKRTCHRFPAMSSYHRMLVHRVAAYFGMEHNVDQSGNCVVVSKSRHTRLPEVAFKEYVRDDIVLPEEPNRKLNPKRETVSFEEPHSGSSNKFTRSPENRSRSLEERDVGMDSRPKNRAFQPQVTLVPEGACSEGSPPVAMGARRKENVSESVSTYVTPTTSRTNSEEIQTLRWPKRLTQGALRNNRIPKVESFDSRDLLGSYGNTLRPTVAKSYSFGGYTATCASEANVAAVRADENVVGPPVYQQPILSHQSGHSYGSRFLSKQVRSSEDSNASSISISRSSPTSSGYKSQHSAAPSPTPVANSRMIPLRAQPTSCNSSMESQCAAGCQEWNQPGANAGNSSSGAVTTTPETVSTNNTPTTNATLLWAVTSLDDVPAGSILINPQTGLPFYNPDGSAYRYNPHLPLPFQVEVNAADNPVSEITGEIQQPESYESYDRPEVKTEAGESTAMTSVPAYSSWPQHCYETPISPTLTASYVNQPQAYFAPEFTSFHSTNGAGAAPDPQPNGYFVAPTVNSSASFDDQMKANCVAVPVAHGHGYVLYQACLGPSGDNGTIIDANDLYSAMKNLSLRPIGGVPPMSYTAALTDNLAHHVELAPNGPFVATVPIRPVPNGKMQATCSNLPPRSGSTPPTVVTSAPGASLASNPYLASIRVQSNGQIMHHQIQQPYNGTANVAVAPYHPSVVYPLLNTATHSQGNRQHYFPSSLVHHQFNNAHQYVSSPWSLVTNASATNRGTPERETVNVEMPSNRIVAAPHSPNRLSCLYGPSLPSPFLAGECGAIRPSSTVLHRQFSLPTPAPPATYTLRPRIQQHHMPGSSLQRPTSSSVQNQNGILAFNSSRHVRTRRQVFRPNTGFTTDPSSVMQSHSSSPVQQFPSPTS from the exons ATGGCACAAATCGAAA AGACTATCAACAACCGGAATGATCCTGTAGATCCATCGGTACATAGTTCCCGAAGAGCTCGTCCGTTTCATAGCCATCACCTGTACGATAGT TTGGGCGAAATACGCGAGTCTTCAATGGCGACAGAAGACTGGGCTGCAATGGAGGACGAAGAGTTCCTGGGGGAGTACATGGACACATCATCTATTGAAGTGGATCAGATAGACAATAACCGTTTGCCCAATGATCGTGCCATTTATTCGAACGATGAGATGACAACAAGTCCAGTCAATCAAAAATGGTCCAATCATCAAGCCGACCTCGTTTCTAGCCAGAGCACCAGCAGCGAAGGCGAGGGTCGTCAAAAGAAAGTCAATAAAATGAAGTTGCTGGTGCGGAGTCATGCCTTACGTGAAGCTGCATCCCCGCCTCCAGATTCGCCTTCACCTCTCTTTAATGCTACAAACAATGGCTCATCTCCTGAAGAACAGCAGCATAATCAGCAGGCTTCTCTGGTCATCACGGTCGTCGAGAGCAACGACGAGACTTCTTCACTACACCAACAAGAAATTGCACCCAACCGACTTCGTCCTCGCGTTCAG GTGGGGAGTTCGCAGTGCAGCGTCGATAGCACGAGCtcgtttgtttcattttcactgTCACGAGACTCTAGCACGGAATTGGCTAACGGGAGCGATGTTTACCTTACCGTTGGTTCTCATTTGTACACGGACAACACGGGCGTTGACTTGCAGCACTTTATTGTTGAAACCTTACACCGCAATTACAAAGATAGGATGACGCTGTTGCGCATCGAACAGGATATGATTGCGCTGGTTAGAGATGCCAAGCGTACCTGTCACAGGTTTCCGGCCATGTCCTCATATCATCGAATGCTTGTCCATCGTGTTGCCGCTTATTTCGGCATGGAACACAACGTCGATCAATCCG GTAACTGCGTCGTCGTGAGTAAATCACGTCATACACGGTTGCCGGAGGTTGCATTCAAAGAGTACGTGCGCGATGATATCGTTTTACCCGAAGAGCCCAACAGAAAACTGAATCCAAAAAGAGAAACTGTTTCGTTCGAAGAGCCGCACAGTGGTAGTAGCAACAAGTTTACCCGTTCACCGGAAAACCGAAGTAGGAGCCTGGAAGAGCGTGATGTGGGCATGGACAGTAGACCAAAGAACCGCGCCTTTCAACCTCAAGTGACGTTGGTCCCAGAAGGAGCTTGTTCGGAAGGATCGCCTCCGGTGGCAATGGGAGCTAGGAGGAAGGAAAACGTTTCTGAATCGGTATCCACCTATGTCACTCCTACAACTTCACGCACAAACAGCGAAGAGATTCAAACACTTCGATGGCCCAAGCGGTTAACCCAGGGAGCACTCCGTAACAACCGCATTCCTAAG GTGGAGTCATTTGATAGCCGTGATCTACTCGGCAGTTACGGCAACACCTTACGTCCTACCGTCGCTAAATCTTACAGCTTTGGTGGATACACGGCAACCTGTGCATCAGAGGCTAACGTGGCTGCAGTACGAGCAGACGAAAACGTGGTCGGTCCGCCTGTTTATCAACAACCCATTCTCAGCCATCAAAGCGGCCATAGCTATGGCTCTCGGTTTTTATCGAAACAAGTACGTTCAAGTGAG GATTCAAATGCAAGTTCGATCAGTATTTCACGCTCCAGTCCTACAAGTTCAGGATACAAATCCCAACATTCGGCAGCCCCTTCTCCTACACCTGTCGCCAATAGCCGGATGATTCCGCTCCGAGCACAGCCGACATCATGTAACAGTAGTATGGAATCTCAATGTGCTGCTGGTTGCCAAGAATGGAATCAACCTGGTGCAAATGCAGGCAATTCCAGTTCTGGAGCTGTAACCACTACTCCCGAAACTGTGTCTACTAATAACACCCCTACTACTAATGCAACTCTGCTGTGGGCAGTGACCAGTTTGGATGATGTGCCAGCTGGTAGCATTCTCATCAATCCACAAACTGGACTGCCTTTTTATAATCCTGATGGCTCTGCGTACAGATACAATCCACACTTACCACTACCGTtccag GTTGAAGTGAATGCTGCTGATAATCCAGTCAGTGAAATAACTGGAGAAATCCAACAGCCAGAGTCTTATGAATCTTATGATAGACCTGAAGTGAAAACGGAAGCCGGGGAAAGCACAGCAATGACATCTGTCCCAGCGTATTCTAGTTGGCCACAACATTGTTATGAGACTCCTATATCGCCAACTTTGACTGCTTCGTATGTTAACCAGCCACAAGCGTATTTTGCTCCCGAGTTTACCTCGTTTCACTCTACAAACGGAGCGGGTGCAGCACCCGATCCTCAACCAAATGGTTACTTCGTTGCTCCCACAGTTAATTCTTCGGCTTCATTCGATGACCAAATGAAAGCGAATTGTGTTGCTGTTCCAGTTGCCCACGGACATGGCTACGTACTCTATCAAGCCTGTTTAGGCCCTTCAGGTGACAATGGCACAATAATCGATGCCAATGACTTGTACTCGGCCATGAAGAATTTAAGTCTTAGACCAATCGGAGGAGTCCCACCAATGTCTTATACTGCAGCTTTGACGGATAATTTGGCTCACCATGTTGAATTGGCTCCGAATGGCCCATTTGTGGCTACAGTTCCTATTAGGCCAGTTCCCAACGGGAAAATGCAAGCCACTTGTAGCAATTTGCCACCTCGGTCCGGATCGACTCCTCCAACTGTTGTTACGAGCGCACCAGGAGCATCATTGGCATCCAATCCTTACTTAGCATCAATTCGAGTT CAAAGTAATGGTCAAATAATGCATCACCAAATACAGCAGCCTTATAATGGAACTGCAAACGTTGCGGTTGCCCCTTACCATCCATCTGTGGTTTATCCGTTGTTGAATACTGCTACGCATTCACAAGGCAACAGGCAACATTATTTTCCGTCCAGCCTAGTTCACCATCAGTTTAACAATGCGCAT CAGTATGTATCATCCCCGTGGTCATTGGTGACAAACGCCTCGGCAACCAACCGTGGCACGCCTGAGAGAGAAACAGTTAACGTTGAAATGCCGTCCAATCGAATAGTGGCAGCCCCTCACTCGCCTAATCGTCTCTCATGTTTATACGGACCTTCACTCCCGTCACCATTTCTTGCAG GAGAATGCGGAGCAATTCGGCCGTCATCTACTGTACTCCATCGACAGTTTTCACTTCCAACGCCAGCTCCACCGGCCACGTATACATTAAGACCTCGCATACAGCAACATCACATGCCTGGCTCAAGTTTGCAGCGTCCTACATCATCTTCTGTTCAGAATCAGAACGGCATCTTAGCGTTTAATTCCTCGCGCCATGTGAGAACAAGGCGTCAAGTTTTCCGGCCTAATACCGGTTTCACGACCGATCCTTCCTCTGTTATGCAGAGTCATTCGTCTTCGCCTGTTCAGCAGTTTCCTTCACCGACGAGCTAA
- the LOC116919078 gene encoding uncharacterized protein LOC116919078 isoform X2 produces the protein MAQIEKTINNRNDPVDPSVHSSRRARPFHSHHLYDSLGEIRESSMATEDWAAMEDEEFLGEYMDTSSIEVDQIDNNRLPNDRAIYSNDEMTTSPVNQKWSNHQADLVSSQSTSSEGEGRQKKVNKMKLLVRSHALREAASPPPDSPSPLFNATNNGSSPEEQQHNQQASLVITVVESNDETSSLHQQEIAPNRLRPRVQVGSSQCSVDSTSSFVSFSLSRDSSTELANGSDVYLTVGSHLYTDNTGVDLQHFIVETLHRNYKDRMTLLRIEQDMIALVRDAKRTCHRFPAMSSYHRMLVHRVAAYFGMEHNVDQSGNCVVVSKSRHTRLPEVAFKEYVRDDIVLPEEPNRKLNPKRETVSFEEPHSGSSNKFTRSPENRSRSLEERDVGMDSRPKNRAFQPQVTLVPEGACSEGSPPVAMGARRKENVSESVSTYVTPTTSRTNSEEIQTLRWPKRLTQGALRNNRIPKVESFDSRDLLGSYGNTLRPTVAKSYSFGGYTATCASEANVAAVRADENVVGPPVYQQPILSHQSGHSYGSRFLSKQVRSSEDSNASSISISRSSPTSSGYKSQHSAAPSPTPVANSRMIPLRAQPTSCNSSMESQCAAGCQEWNQPGANAGNSSSGAVTTTPETVSTNNTPTTNATLLWAVTSLDDVPAGSILINPQTGLPFYNPDGSAYRYNPHLPLPFQVEVNAADNPVSEITGEIQQPESYESYDRPEVKTEAGESTAMTSVPAYSSWPQHCYETPISPTLTASYVNQPQAYFAPEFTSFHSTNGAGAAPDPQPNGYFVAPTVNSSASFDDQMKANCVAVPVAHGHGYVLYQACLGPSGDNGTIIDANDLYSAMKNLSLRPIGGVPPMSYTAALTDNLAHHVELAPNGPFVATVPIRPVPNGKMQATCSNLPPRSGSTPPTVVTSAPGASLASNPYLASIRVQSNGQIMHHQIQQPYNGTANVAVAPYHPSVVYPLLNTATHSQGNRQHYFPSSLVHHQFNNAHYVSSPWSLVTNASATNRGTPERETVNVEMPSNRIVAAPHSPNRLSCLYGPSLPSPFLAGECGAIRPSSTVLHRQFSLPTPAPPATYTLRPRIQQHHMPGSSLQRPTSSSVQNQNGILAFNSSRHVRTRRQVFRPNTGFTTDPSSVMQSHSSSPVQQFPSPTS, from the exons ATGGCACAAATCGAAA AGACTATCAACAACCGGAATGATCCTGTAGATCCATCGGTACATAGTTCCCGAAGAGCTCGTCCGTTTCATAGCCATCACCTGTACGATAGT TTGGGCGAAATACGCGAGTCTTCAATGGCGACAGAAGACTGGGCTGCAATGGAGGACGAAGAGTTCCTGGGGGAGTACATGGACACATCATCTATTGAAGTGGATCAGATAGACAATAACCGTTTGCCCAATGATCGTGCCATTTATTCGAACGATGAGATGACAACAAGTCCAGTCAATCAAAAATGGTCCAATCATCAAGCCGACCTCGTTTCTAGCCAGAGCACCAGCAGCGAAGGCGAGGGTCGTCAAAAGAAAGTCAATAAAATGAAGTTGCTGGTGCGGAGTCATGCCTTACGTGAAGCTGCATCCCCGCCTCCAGATTCGCCTTCACCTCTCTTTAATGCTACAAACAATGGCTCATCTCCTGAAGAACAGCAGCATAATCAGCAGGCTTCTCTGGTCATCACGGTCGTCGAGAGCAACGACGAGACTTCTTCACTACACCAACAAGAAATTGCACCCAACCGACTTCGTCCTCGCGTTCAG GTGGGGAGTTCGCAGTGCAGCGTCGATAGCACGAGCtcgtttgtttcattttcactgTCACGAGACTCTAGCACGGAATTGGCTAACGGGAGCGATGTTTACCTTACCGTTGGTTCTCATTTGTACACGGACAACACGGGCGTTGACTTGCAGCACTTTATTGTTGAAACCTTACACCGCAATTACAAAGATAGGATGACGCTGTTGCGCATCGAACAGGATATGATTGCGCTGGTTAGAGATGCCAAGCGTACCTGTCACAGGTTTCCGGCCATGTCCTCATATCATCGAATGCTTGTCCATCGTGTTGCCGCTTATTTCGGCATGGAACACAACGTCGATCAATCCG GTAACTGCGTCGTCGTGAGTAAATCACGTCATACACGGTTGCCGGAGGTTGCATTCAAAGAGTACGTGCGCGATGATATCGTTTTACCCGAAGAGCCCAACAGAAAACTGAATCCAAAAAGAGAAACTGTTTCGTTCGAAGAGCCGCACAGTGGTAGTAGCAACAAGTTTACCCGTTCACCGGAAAACCGAAGTAGGAGCCTGGAAGAGCGTGATGTGGGCATGGACAGTAGACCAAAGAACCGCGCCTTTCAACCTCAAGTGACGTTGGTCCCAGAAGGAGCTTGTTCGGAAGGATCGCCTCCGGTGGCAATGGGAGCTAGGAGGAAGGAAAACGTTTCTGAATCGGTATCCACCTATGTCACTCCTACAACTTCACGCACAAACAGCGAAGAGATTCAAACACTTCGATGGCCCAAGCGGTTAACCCAGGGAGCACTCCGTAACAACCGCATTCCTAAG GTGGAGTCATTTGATAGCCGTGATCTACTCGGCAGTTACGGCAACACCTTACGTCCTACCGTCGCTAAATCTTACAGCTTTGGTGGATACACGGCAACCTGTGCATCAGAGGCTAACGTGGCTGCAGTACGAGCAGACGAAAACGTGGTCGGTCCGCCTGTTTATCAACAACCCATTCTCAGCCATCAAAGCGGCCATAGCTATGGCTCTCGGTTTTTATCGAAACAAGTACGTTCAAGTGAG GATTCAAATGCAAGTTCGATCAGTATTTCACGCTCCAGTCCTACAAGTTCAGGATACAAATCCCAACATTCGGCAGCCCCTTCTCCTACACCTGTCGCCAATAGCCGGATGATTCCGCTCCGAGCACAGCCGACATCATGTAACAGTAGTATGGAATCTCAATGTGCTGCTGGTTGCCAAGAATGGAATCAACCTGGTGCAAATGCAGGCAATTCCAGTTCTGGAGCTGTAACCACTACTCCCGAAACTGTGTCTACTAATAACACCCCTACTACTAATGCAACTCTGCTGTGGGCAGTGACCAGTTTGGATGATGTGCCAGCTGGTAGCATTCTCATCAATCCACAAACTGGACTGCCTTTTTATAATCCTGATGGCTCTGCGTACAGATACAATCCACACTTACCACTACCGTtccag GTTGAAGTGAATGCTGCTGATAATCCAGTCAGTGAAATAACTGGAGAAATCCAACAGCCAGAGTCTTATGAATCTTATGATAGACCTGAAGTGAAAACGGAAGCCGGGGAAAGCACAGCAATGACATCTGTCCCAGCGTATTCTAGTTGGCCACAACATTGTTATGAGACTCCTATATCGCCAACTTTGACTGCTTCGTATGTTAACCAGCCACAAGCGTATTTTGCTCCCGAGTTTACCTCGTTTCACTCTACAAACGGAGCGGGTGCAGCACCCGATCCTCAACCAAATGGTTACTTCGTTGCTCCCACAGTTAATTCTTCGGCTTCATTCGATGACCAAATGAAAGCGAATTGTGTTGCTGTTCCAGTTGCCCACGGACATGGCTACGTACTCTATCAAGCCTGTTTAGGCCCTTCAGGTGACAATGGCACAATAATCGATGCCAATGACTTGTACTCGGCCATGAAGAATTTAAGTCTTAGACCAATCGGAGGAGTCCCACCAATGTCTTATACTGCAGCTTTGACGGATAATTTGGCTCACCATGTTGAATTGGCTCCGAATGGCCCATTTGTGGCTACAGTTCCTATTAGGCCAGTTCCCAACGGGAAAATGCAAGCCACTTGTAGCAATTTGCCACCTCGGTCCGGATCGACTCCTCCAACTGTTGTTACGAGCGCACCAGGAGCATCATTGGCATCCAATCCTTACTTAGCATCAATTCGAGTT CAAAGTAATGGTCAAATAATGCATCACCAAATACAGCAGCCTTATAATGGAACTGCAAACGTTGCGGTTGCCCCTTACCATCCATCTGTGGTTTATCCGTTGTTGAATACTGCTACGCATTCACAAGGCAACAGGCAACATTATTTTCCGTCCAGCCTAGTTCACCATCAGTTTAACAATGCGCAT TATGTATCATCCCCGTGGTCATTGGTGACAAACGCCTCGGCAACCAACCGTGGCACGCCTGAGAGAGAAACAGTTAACGTTGAAATGCCGTCCAATCGAATAGTGGCAGCCCCTCACTCGCCTAATCGTCTCTCATGTTTATACGGACCTTCACTCCCGTCACCATTTCTTGCAG GAGAATGCGGAGCAATTCGGCCGTCATCTACTGTACTCCATCGACAGTTTTCACTTCCAACGCCAGCTCCACCGGCCACGTATACATTAAGACCTCGCATACAGCAACATCACATGCCTGGCTCAAGTTTGCAGCGTCCTACATCATCTTCTGTTCAGAATCAGAACGGCATCTTAGCGTTTAATTCCTCGCGCCATGTGAGAACAAGGCGTCAAGTTTTCCGGCCTAATACCGGTTTCACGACCGATCCTTCCTCTGTTATGCAGAGTCATTCGTCTTCGCCTGTTCAGCAGTTTCCTTCACCGACGAGCTAA